GGCACCGTCCGCCCCGTGGTCACCACCTCCCGAACTCGTCCAACGTCGTCTGGTTGCGAGGCACCGGACGGTACAGGGTGCCAGTGTTCTCCTTCGGCAGCATGATGCGCAGCGCCTTCCCGTAGGTCTCGATGCGCACCACCCGGTCCACGCCGTCGTACAGCAACGGTCTTAGGCCCTTGCGGTAGAACATCTTGGCCAGGCCGAAGTTGGTGATGACCGTGATAAGGTCGTGCCTTTCCGTGAGCTCCCGCAACTTTTCCATCGATCTGCGCATCAGCTGGAACGACTCGGACCATTCCATGTCCTTGTCCTGGAACAGGTCCGGGAAGCACGATATGACCACCATGCCGGTGCGGATGCGCTGCACCTCCTTCTCCAGCATGTCCTCGATCAGGGTGGACAGCTGGTAGGCGGTGAAAGCGCGTGATATCGTCACCGAGGAGAGCACATCGTCCGATGACAGACGGAAACGCTTGCACACCGCGGTCAGCTCGAACGGGTTGGCGGAGTTCCCCCCATCCACCCATATCACCTCATCGTGGTTCTCGCTGACGGCGTTGACCGACATCATATTGACCATGCCGAAGACGATCCGGTCGGCGCTGTCGATCAGCGTCATGGTCCTCGGCCGAAGCCCGCCTATCAGCGCGTCGATCGGCGGTACATAGGTGCGCACCGACCGTTCGGTGCGGTCGGCATAGGGCGTGTCATGCGAAATGCCGATGTTGGCATATTCCCTCGGATCTGTCGTGCTTAGTTCCATCGGCTCTCACTGTGTACCGTTTCCGTCTTCTGAATATAAAGGCGTGAAGGGGAGAGGTGACCGAAAGTGTGGCCAGATGTCCGTCCAGCATTTGTCCTGCGGTATGGCTAGCTTATACCGTTGATTCGGAGCCCAAACCCTTATTATCCGCATGGTGCAGAATGCAGGGCATGACCCGCGCTTCAGGAAAACGCAAAAAGGAGAAAGTCCCGACGGCGGACTGGGACCCGCGACCGGCCGTAGGCGGCGAGCTGCATCAGACCGCTGGCGGAGAGCACCCCGCGCTCACCACGAACCTGGGCGTCCCGATCTCAGATAACCAGAACTCGCTTCGGGCCAACCCCCGAGGCCCCACGCTGCTGGAGGACTTCGTCCTTCGCGACAAGATCATGCATTTCGACCATGAGCGCATCCCCGAGCGCATCGTTCATGCACGGGGGACCGGCGTGCATGGATTCTTCGAACTGACCTCCTCCCTGAGGAAATACACCACCGCCAAGGTGCTCACCGAGGTGGGCGAGAAGATCCCCGTGTTCGCCCGCTTCTCCACCGTCGCCGGCGGTGCGGGATCGGTGGACACGCCCCGCGACGTGCGCGGATTCGCGGTCAAGTTCTACACGAAGGAGGGCAACTGGGACCTGGTCGGCAACAATATTCCGGTATTCTTCATCCAGGACGCCATCAAGTTCCCTGACCTCATCCATTCGGTGAAAATGGAGCCGGACCGCGGCTTTCCCCAATCGGCGACCGCGCATGACACGTTCTGGGACTTCATCTCGCTCACGCCCGAGTCGATGCACATGGTGATGTGGATCATGTCCGACCGCACGATACCGCGTTCCCTGCGGATGATGGAGGGCTTCGGCGTCCACAGCTTCCGTTTGATCGACGAGGGCGGGGAATCCACCTTCGTCAAGTTCCACTGGCGGCCCAAGCTGGGCCTGCAGTCCACGATCTGGGACGAGACGGTCAAGATCAGCGGCGCCGACCAGGACTTCCACCGCCGAGATCTGTTCGAGGCCGTCACGACGGGCGCTTTCCCCGAGTGGGAGTTTGCGGTCCAGCTCTTCACGCAGGAGGACGCGGATAAGTTCCCGTTCGATCACCTGGACGCGACCAAGCTGATCCCCGAGGAACTGGTCCCCCTGAAGGTGATCGGCCGCATGGTGCTGGACCGCTGGCCGGACAACTTCTTCGCCGAGACAGAACAGGTCGCCTACTGCGCCGCCAACGTTGTGCCGGGCATCGATTTCTCGAACGACCCGCTGCTGCAGGGCCGCCTCTTCTCCTATCTTGACACGCAGCTCTCGCGTCTAGGTTCGCCCAACTTCCACCAGATCCCGATCAACGCTCCCAAGTGTCCGCCCTCGAACCAACAGCGCGACGGGCACATGCAGATGGAACAGGCCAAGGGCCGGGTCGCCTACGAGCCCAACTCCCTGTCGGAGAGCTCGCCGCGCGAAACGTCGGCCAGGGGATTCCGCAGCGCTCGGGCTGCTGAGACCGGGGAGAAGGGCCGCATCCGGGCGGAGAGCTTCGCCGACCATTACAGCCAGGCAAGGCTGTTCTACCTGAGCCAGACCACCTACGAACAGGCGCACATCGCCTCCGCCCTGGTGTTCGAACTCTCCAAGGTCGAGCATGTCCATGTGCGGGGGGCGATGGTCGGCCACCTGCGGCATATCGACGAGAGCCTGGCCGAACGGGTCGCG
This genomic stretch from Methanomassiliicoccales archaeon harbors:
- a CDS encoding catalase, translating into MTESVARCPSSICPAVWLAYTVDSEPKPLLSAWCRMQGMTRASGKRKKEKVPTADWDPRPAVGGELHQTAGGEHPALTTNLGVPISDNQNSLRANPRGPTLLEDFVLRDKIMHFDHERIPERIVHARGTGVHGFFELTSSLRKYTTAKVLTEVGEKIPVFARFSTVAGGAGSVDTPRDVRGFAVKFYTKEGNWDLVGNNIPVFFIQDAIKFPDLIHSVKMEPDRGFPQSATAHDTFWDFISLTPESMHMVMWIMSDRTIPRSLRMMEGFGVHSFRLIDEGGESTFVKFHWRPKLGLQSTIWDETVKISGADQDFHRRDLFEAVTTGAFPEWEFAVQLFTQEDADKFPFDHLDATKLIPEELVPLKVIGRMVLDRWPDNFFAETEQVAYCAANVVPGIDFSNDPLLQGRLFSYLDTQLSRLGSPNFHQIPINAPKCPPSNQQRDGHMQMEQAKGRVAYEPNSLSESSPRETSARGFRSARAAETGEKGRIRAESFADHYSQARLFYLSQTTYEQAHIASALVFELSKVEHVHVRGAMVGHLRHIDESLAERVAAGLGLERLPEAPRTAAPVQEMEPSPALRTIGNMKDTLSGRKIGILVTDGSDGAVIKSIGKAAVDAGASVKIVAPKAGGVRLANGPMLAVDGLLAGTSSVLFDAVAVILSEEGAKDLSGEGAAIDFVRDAYGHLKAIAVDQGGQALLKRANVGRDKGIVDAKDVDAFIAQAKIRQWDRERTVRKLA